One region of Elusimicrobiota bacterium genomic DNA includes:
- a CDS encoding gliding motility-associated C-terminal domain-containing protein — translation MLHKIVGLALFLVSAGVASPIAPQGFSFTGVNRFVTPNGDNKNDFAVFQYANPQDAAGTIRIYELRGRQVASVAIEPGTTFASWDPRGYANGVYIYVISIDQTAKSGVLVVVR, via the coding sequence ATGCTGCATAAGATCGTCGGATTGGCGCTTTTCCTCGTCAGCGCCGGCGTCGCCTCCCCCATCGCGCCGCAGGGCTTTTCCTTCACGGGCGTCAACCGCTTCGTGACGCCCAACGGCGACAATAAGAACGATTTCGCCGTCTTCCAGTACGCCAATCCTCAGGATGCCGCGGGGACCATCCGTATTTATGAACTGCGCGGCCGCCAGGTGGCCTCCGTCGCCATCGAACCCGGCACGACTTTCGCTTCCTGGGATCCGCGCGGCTACGCGAACGGCGTCTATATCTACGTCATCTCGATCGATCAGACCGCCAAATCCGGCGTCCTGGTGGTGGTCCGGTGA
- a CDS encoding MotA/TolQ/ExbB proton channel family protein, which yields MVNVSLWTGLLSSAGVLAWIVTRPGAARNIYDPHGLLIVFGGLASAMLINTSLPQILGALRAVAWVLFPGGLPSPTEAAAELARLSRRARAEGGILALRGEGGGFAGGFLKYALETAAACGETNGSREILDIAIRRRRIQRQEDANVLRTMATLAPMFGLLGTLVGMLQVLNSMSEPTRLGPAMALALSSAFIGIGMANFICVPLAGHIRSQAMRETMILEMIVEGVLDISISRPTFQVELRLAAYQDLEIGAEADAEAAT from the coding sequence ATGGTGAACGTCAGCCTTTGGACCGGACTCCTCTCGTCCGCAGGCGTGCTGGCATGGATCGTCACGCGCCCCGGCGCCGCCCGGAACATCTACGATCCGCACGGCCTGCTCATCGTCTTCGGCGGCCTCGCGTCGGCGATGCTCATCAATACTTCTCTCCCGCAGATCCTAGGGGCCCTGCGCGCCGTCGCCTGGGTGCTGTTCCCCGGGGGCCTGCCCTCGCCGACCGAGGCCGCGGCCGAGCTGGCGCGCCTCTCGCGGCGGGCGCGCGCCGAGGGCGGCATCCTCGCGCTTCGCGGAGAGGGTGGAGGCTTCGCGGGCGGCTTCCTCAAGTACGCCCTTGAGACCGCCGCGGCCTGCGGGGAGACCAACGGCTCGCGGGAGATCCTCGACATCGCCATCCGGCGCCGGCGCATACAACGGCAGGAAGACGCCAACGTCCTGAGGACCATGGCGACTCTCGCTCCGATGTTCGGCCTGCTGGGCACTCTCGTCGGCATGCTGCAGGTCCTCAATTCGATGTCCGAGCCGACGCGCCTGGGCCCGGCCATGGCCCTGGCGCTGTCCTCGGCGTTCATCGGCATCGGCATGGCCAACTTCATCTGCGTCCCGCTGGCCGGCCACATCCGCTCCCAAGCGATGCGCGAGACGATGATCCTTGAAATGATCGTCGAGGGCGTCCTCGATATCTCGATCAGCCGCCCGACCTTCCAGGTGGAGCTGCGGCTGGCGGCCTACCAGGACCTGGAGATCGGCGCGGAGGCGGACGCGGAGGCGGCGACCTGA
- a CDS encoding TIGR00730 family Rossman fold protein — protein MNPKPTRELLPEQRIALLKKIRESHAYLKAYADMDFMGRKDLRAVRLQLELLKPELILREHKIRSTIVVFGSARILSGEEARRELNVAQENLSERPRDVELKRLVVLAEKKVELSHWYEEARRFSALLSKAQQTGQDLEHVIVTGGGPGIMEAANRGAWECGAKSIGLNITLPHEQDPNPYITPELCFQFHYFSLRKMHFLMRAKALVAFPGGFGTLDELFETLTLVQTGKKRALPIVLVGKTFWKRLVDFDYLAEQGMTNWADNKLFKMVDTAEEGWDHIRKFWKSHKETLAAS, from the coding sequence ATGAACCCTAAACCGACACGAGAGCTGCTCCCCGAACAAAGGATCGCCCTGCTCAAGAAGATCCGCGAGTCGCACGCCTACCTCAAGGCGTACGCCGACATGGACTTCATGGGCCGCAAGGACCTCCGCGCCGTCCGCCTCCAGCTCGAGCTGCTCAAGCCCGAGCTGATCCTGCGCGAGCACAAGATCCGCTCGACCATCGTCGTGTTCGGCTCCGCCCGCATCCTGTCCGGAGAGGAGGCCCGCCGCGAGCTGAACGTCGCGCAGGAGAACCTCTCCGAGCGCCCCCGCGACGTCGAGCTCAAGCGGCTCGTCGTCCTCGCGGAGAAGAAGGTCGAGCTGTCCCACTGGTACGAGGAGGCCCGGCGCTTCTCGGCCCTGCTCTCCAAGGCCCAGCAGACGGGGCAGGACCTCGAGCACGTGATCGTGACCGGGGGAGGCCCCGGCATCATGGAGGCCGCCAACCGCGGCGCGTGGGAGTGCGGCGCGAAATCCATCGGCCTGAACATCACCCTGCCTCACGAGCAGGACCCGAACCCCTACATCACGCCGGAGCTGTGCTTCCAGTTCCACTACTTCTCGCTGCGCAAGATGCACTTCCTGATGCGCGCCAAGGCGCTGGTCGCGTTCCCGGGAGGCTTCGGCACGCTCGACGAGCTCTTCGAGACGCTGACCCTCGTGCAGACGGGAAAGAAGCGCGCCCTGCCGATCGTCCTCGTCGGCAAGACCTTCTGGAAGCGGCTCGTGGACTTCGACTACCTCGCCGAGCAGGGCATGACGAACTGGGCGGACAACAAGCTCTTCAAGATGGTGGACACGGCCGAGGAAGGCTGGGACCACATCCGCAAGTTCTGGAAGTCCCACAAGGAGACGCTCGCTGCCTCATGA
- a CDS encoding response regulator: MPRTKWLLMVDDDPAILAILEGALAHPGLTITTASDALQSFLQARDIKPFLIISDIQMPGYGDGTKTLKMLREDPRIPRVPIIFMTGMDLKKARELLPAGDPTIGLIAKPIDLARLREYVWKLAGITAPEALPPGTAP, from the coding sequence ATGCCAAGGACCAAATGGCTGTTGATGGTGGATGACGACCCGGCGATCCTCGCCATTCTCGAGGGAGCGCTCGCCCACCCGGGGCTGACCATAACGACCGCCTCCGACGCCCTGCAGTCCTTCCTCCAGGCGCGCGACATCAAGCCGTTTCTGATCATCTCCGACATCCAGATGCCGGGCTACGGCGACGGGACGAAAACGCTCAAAATGCTGCGCGAGGATCCGCGGATCCCCCGGGTGCCGATCATCTTCATGACGGGCATGGACCTCAAAAAGGCGCGCGAGCTTCTGCCGGCCGGAGATCCGACCATCGGGCTGATCGCCAAGCCGATCGACCTGGCCAGGCTGCGAGAATACGTCTGGAAGCTCGCGGGCATCACCGCTCCGGAGGCCCTGCCCCCGGGGACGGCTCCCTGA
- a CDS encoding HAMP domain-containing histidine kinase, translating to MSIRFKLASVLLIAIAVTAVAAAGSFFVIEGAHLRRGEEEKIHILTQSVRTMAVESQLAKDPLMLLDYVSFLTRDRPEIRSARVNFSGRWQDAEGAKSVAGDDKLRVELVTAPAASGQGAVVVSLSFSTKELERRISAARTSLARDLGGAVLIVLFAGVLLSIPLAWTLTRRLIVIERALADVGEGRLSRRIADGGSDEVARLAKGVNRMTVRLGELEDMKRTFVASVTHELRSPLFSIDSYVRMLLAEAKSLTAEERRQLERIHQNAARLAHFVTSLLNTAKIERGNMDFHPRLCDLTRLVEDAALFQRPWAEEEGKKLILELEPGLPLLRVDPDLITQAVTNLVSNAVKFTPRGGRVTVGLMRIPEGVECFVADNGVGMTPEALATLFKPFTRAKNSLSAIGTGLGLSIVKSLVELNGGVVGAESAPERGSRFFFRLPLDNKSLTARPRA from the coding sequence ATGAGCATACGGTTCAAGCTCGCGTCCGTCCTGCTGATCGCCATCGCCGTCACGGCGGTGGCGGCCGCCGGAAGCTTCTTCGTGATCGAAGGCGCGCACCTCCGCCGCGGCGAGGAGGAGAAGATACACATACTGACGCAAAGCGTGAGGACGATGGCCGTCGAGTCTCAGCTCGCCAAGGATCCGCTCATGCTGCTCGACTACGTCTCGTTCCTGACCCGGGATCGTCCGGAGATCCGATCGGCGCGCGTCAACTTCTCCGGGCGCTGGCAGGACGCCGAAGGCGCCAAGTCCGTCGCGGGCGACGATAAGCTGCGCGTCGAGCTCGTGACGGCGCCGGCGGCGTCGGGTCAGGGCGCCGTCGTGGTCTCCCTCAGCTTCTCGACGAAGGAGCTCGAGCGGAGGATATCCGCGGCGCGAACCAGCCTGGCTCGAGACCTCGGCGGCGCGGTGCTGATCGTTCTTTTCGCGGGCGTGCTGCTCAGCATCCCGCTCGCCTGGACCTTGACCCGCCGCCTAATCGTCATCGAGCGCGCCCTCGCCGACGTCGGCGAGGGGCGTCTGAGCCGCCGGATCGCGGACGGAGGCTCCGACGAGGTCGCGCGGCTGGCCAAGGGCGTCAACAGGATGACGGTGCGCCTGGGCGAGCTCGAGGACATGAAGCGGACCTTCGTCGCTTCGGTGACCCATGAGCTTCGTTCTCCCCTTTTCTCCATCGACAGCTACGTGCGCATGCTGCTGGCGGAGGCCAAGAGCCTCACCGCGGAGGAGCGGCGTCAGCTCGAGCGGATCCATCAGAACGCGGCGCGCCTGGCTCATTTCGTCACCAGTCTGCTGAACACGGCCAAGATCGAGCGCGGCAACATGGATTTCCATCCGCGCCTGTGCGACCTGACGCGTCTCGTCGAGGACGCCGCGCTGTTCCAGCGCCCCTGGGCCGAGGAAGAGGGCAAGAAGCTCATCCTCGAGCTCGAGCCGGGCCTCCCCTTGCTGCGCGTCGATCCCGATCTGATCACCCAGGCTGTCACGAATCTCGTGTCGAACGCCGTCAAGTTCACGCCTCGCGGCGGACGCGTGACCGTGGGCCTGATGCGGATCCCGGAGGGAGTCGAATGCTTCGTGGCGGATAACGGGGTGGGCATGACTCCCGAGGCGCTCGCGACCCTTTTCAAGCCGTTCACCCGGGCGAAGAACAGCCTGTCCGCGATCGGCACCGGCCTCGGCTTGTCCATCGTGAAATCGCTCGTGGAGCTCAACGGAGGCGTCGTCGGAGCGGAGTCCGCCCCGGAGCGCGGCAGCCGCTTCTTTTTCAGGCTCCCGCTCGATAACAAATCCTTAACCGCGAGGCCGCGCGCATGA
- a CDS encoding response regulator encodes MANIIIADDDEAYCTVVGDFLKDRGHQVSVVYNAAHLKALLHTVKPDLMIIDMHMPGGGGPAAMGNFRETGLHAKPVIICSGMPVEHQEKWARVQGLTNFICRQKPPHLPDLGSSIDALCKSDAPPAAPAEDA; translated from the coding sequence ATGGCGAACATAATCATCGCGGACGATGACGAAGCCTACTGCACGGTCGTGGGCGACTTCCTCAAGGACCGGGGGCATCAAGTGTCGGTCGTGTACAACGCCGCCCATCTGAAAGCGCTTTTGCATACCGTCAAGCCCGATCTCATGATCATCGACATGCACATGCCGGGAGGCGGCGGCCCCGCCGCGATGGGCAACTTCCGTGAGACCGGCCTCCACGCGAAGCCTGTGATCATCTGCTCAGGGATGCCGGTCGAGCATCAGGAGAAGTGGGCCCGGGTTCAGGGACTGACGAATTTCATCTGCCGGCAGAAGCCGCCGCACCTCCCCGACCTCGGCAGCAGCATCGACGCGCTCTGCAAGTCGGACGCGCCTCCGGCCGCTCCCGCCGAAGACGCCTGA
- a CDS encoding HAMP domain-containing protein, with amino-acid sequence MKLFPRLFLILMLFATLPLAGLGGWMMSGRRAVRDNARVMHGRLAALTGEQAERTLEQLNRALGVVEELDRARGLTRLEEGAVRRAALADSSIALMSLVDAAGREVVRVADPDLFSTSPEDRSGDPALRESKKTGLVSLGAPISAGGRAFVPAVHPLADGRSLYLIYSLTALAKRMQRITTNAGRLLFVDAEGRPIPGVGAPPPAADWRWPGGSGGGWLDDVAGDGGAWVAAAAPVPALGWHAVSLQLRREAYAEESEVAARAAAFFLAVLVLVAAGAYMLSKRLVRPVELLLAAAERVSANDFSRPVPPLGLGEFERLRSTFNAMTEKVSRYQGLQVEKLLEEKAKIDALVKNIPDGVLLAAHDGQVLYINALAARIMGVDATGKLEVSTIVGKSPKLMKLIDAARAGNKMGEFFHVEIQAKEGERNRYYSCQALTVSREKVQIGILVLLRDVTVEHELESMKEEFFHSLVHDLRGPLTVIDGIVTLMKNLPNGGEREKRYAEFGAQASKRLAGLITDILDTAKIESGTMRINLAKTKAESILDAVRKLYQIPADGKSIVLTAASAPDAELTCDAPLLERVLMNLAGNALKFTPEGGRLALAARVVGPDVEFSVQDSGPGIPADKLDAVFEKFSQLDRDAASRAGYGLGLAICRKIVELHGGRIWVESKPGDGSRFAFLVPRAGPAAKPAGPA; translated from the coding sequence GTGAAGCTCTTCCCGCGCCTCTTCCTCATCCTGATGCTCTTCGCGACTTTGCCGCTCGCCGGGCTCGGCGGATGGATGATGTCCGGGCGCAGGGCGGTGCGAGACAACGCCCGCGTCATGCACGGGCGTCTGGCGGCGCTGACGGGAGAACAGGCGGAGCGCACGCTCGAGCAGCTCAACCGGGCGCTCGGCGTCGTCGAGGAGCTCGACCGTGCTCGCGGCCTTACGCGGCTCGAAGAGGGCGCCGTGAGGCGCGCCGCGCTCGCGGACTCCTCCATCGCGCTGATGTCGCTCGTCGATGCCGCGGGGCGCGAAGTCGTGCGCGTGGCGGACCCGGATCTGTTCTCGACCAGCCCCGAGGATCGCTCGGGCGATCCCGCCTTGCGCGAGTCGAAGAAGACGGGCCTGGTGTCGCTGGGCGCGCCGATCTCCGCCGGCGGCCGGGCCTTCGTTCCCGCCGTCCATCCGCTGGCCGACGGACGCAGCCTGTACCTGATCTATTCGCTGACCGCCCTGGCCAAGCGCATGCAGCGCATCACCACGAACGCCGGCCGCCTGCTGTTCGTCGACGCCGAGGGCCGCCCGATCCCGGGCGTCGGCGCGCCTCCTCCGGCGGCGGATTGGCGCTGGCCCGGCGGGAGCGGGGGTGGGTGGCTCGATGACGTCGCGGGCGACGGCGGCGCATGGGTCGCCGCCGCGGCGCCGGTTCCCGCCTTGGGATGGCACGCGGTCAGCCTGCAGCTGCGGCGGGAGGCCTACGCGGAGGAATCCGAGGTCGCGGCGCGAGCGGCGGCCTTCTTCCTCGCGGTGCTCGTGCTGGTGGCCGCGGGCGCCTACATGCTGAGCAAACGCCTGGTTCGGCCTGTGGAGCTTCTTCTCGCGGCGGCCGAGCGGGTGTCCGCCAATGATTTCTCCCGTCCCGTCCCCCCCCTCGGCTTGGGCGAGTTCGAGCGTCTTCGCTCGACCTTCAACGCGATGACGGAGAAGGTCAGCCGCTACCAGGGCTTGCAGGTCGAGAAGCTCCTGGAGGAGAAGGCCAAGATCGACGCTTTGGTCAAGAATATCCCCGATGGCGTCCTCCTGGCGGCCCACGACGGGCAGGTGCTGTACATCAACGCCCTCGCCGCCAGGATCATGGGCGTCGACGCGACGGGCAAGCTCGAAGTCTCCACGATCGTGGGCAAATCGCCCAAGCTGATGAAGCTGATCGACGCGGCTCGCGCGGGCAACAAGATGGGCGAGTTCTTCCACGTCGAAATACAGGCGAAGGAGGGCGAGAGGAATCGGTACTATTCCTGCCAGGCTCTGACCGTATCCCGCGAAAAGGTCCAGATAGGCATCCTCGTGCTCCTGCGCGACGTGACGGTCGAGCATGAGCTGGAGAGCATGAAGGAGGAATTCTTCCATTCCCTCGTGCACGACCTGCGGGGGCCGCTCACGGTGATCGACGGCATCGTCACCCTCATGAAGAACCTGCCCAACGGGGGCGAACGCGAGAAGCGCTACGCGGAGTTCGGCGCGCAGGCCTCGAAGCGGCTGGCCGGCCTGATCACGGACATCCTCGACACCGCCAAGATCGAGTCCGGCACGATGAGGATCAACCTGGCGAAGACGAAGGCGGAGTCGATCCTCGATGCCGTCCGCAAGCTCTATCAGATCCCCGCCGACGGCAAGAGCATCGTGCTGACGGCCGCGTCCGCGCCGGACGCCGAGCTGACCTGCGACGCGCCGCTCCTCGAGCGCGTGCTCATGAACCTGGCCGGCAACGCGTTGAAGTTCACCCCGGAAGGCGGGCGCCTCGCGCTCGCGGCCCGCGTGGTCGGCCCGGACGTCGAATTCTCGGTCCAGGACAGCGGCCCGGGCATCCCCGCCGACAAGCTCGACGCGGTGTTCGAGAAATTCAGCCAGCTCGACCGAGACGCGGCTTCCCGCGCCGGTTACGGCCTGGGCCTGGCCATCTGCCGCAAGATCGTGGAGCTGCACGGCGGCCGCATCTGGGTGGAATCGAAGCCCGGCGACGGAAGCCGCTTCGCGTTCCTCGTGCCGCGCGCCGGCCCGGCGGCCAAGCCCGCCGGTCCGGCCTAG
- a CDS encoding OmpA family protein: MSYLMIFFLLLYVATATRSVGVQMSVKAAEQRFSNDAQSIQQMFTRYGTQKIARLEIGENKIRIVFMAPVLFDSGDAYLKKDSLPILQEIVSTLNDLPNAIQIEGHTDDRPLGKGAKFDTNWELSAARAFAVLRFLEINGIAQQRLSAIGYGEFRPVETNATPEGRTANRRIEINILRREN; encoded by the coding sequence ATGAGCTATCTCATGATCTTCTTCCTGCTGCTCTACGTCGCCACCGCGACGCGCAGCGTGGGCGTCCAGATGAGCGTGAAAGCCGCCGAACAGCGCTTTTCCAACGACGCCCAGAGCATCCAGCAGATGTTCACCCGCTACGGCACCCAGAAGATCGCCCGTCTGGAAATCGGCGAGAACAAGATCCGCATCGTCTTCATGGCTCCCGTGCTCTTCGACTCCGGCGACGCCTATCTCAAGAAGGATTCCCTGCCGATTCTCCAGGAGATCGTCTCGACCCTCAATGACCTGCCCAATGCGATCCAGATCGAGGGCCACACCGACGACCGTCCCCTCGGCAAGGGCGCGAAGTTCGACACGAACTGGGAGCTGTCGGCCGCGCGTGCCTTCGCCGTCCTGCGCTTCCTCGAGATCAACGGCATAGCGCAGCAGCGCCTGTCGGCGATCGGCTACGGAGAGTTCCGTCCCGTGGAGACGAACGCGACGCCCGAGGGCCGCACGGCCAACCGCCGCATCGAGATCAACATCCTCCGCCGCGAGAACTAG